From Xiphophorus hellerii strain 12219 chromosome 20, Xiphophorus_hellerii-4.1, whole genome shotgun sequence, the proteins below share one genomic window:
- the LOC116710069 gene encoding protein FAM3C yields MKDRMFLTLTAVIVLLLIFFLTSFDAQEKAQNVLRFNKIHTKFTTGTAKVVPKCSLSAVCPSDHFAFKIWSGAANVVGPKICFDGKNIMSHIMNNVGPGLNTVVVNGENGVVEKFGYLNMISGNSTDILAYLKEIKPGMIVLVASFDDAATKMTEEIRQMFVEMGSTLIDSVKQRDNWVFAGRTGIKIKSFFEQRAENDKKTNIFDGWPEMVEVGGCFPRTTSV; encoded by the exons atgaaaGATCGAA TGTTCCTGACCCTCACTGCTGTGATTGTGCTCCTTCTAATCTTTTTCCTAACTTCGTTTGATGCACAGGAGAAGGCACAAAATGTTCTCA ggttcaataaaattcacacaaaattcACAACAG gcACAGCTAAAGTAGTACCAAAGTGCAGCCTTTCTGCAGTCTGTCCCTCGGACcactttgcttttaaaatctGGAGTGGAGCTGCTAATGTAGTTGGTCCAAAAATCTGCTTTGATGGTAAAAA CATTATGAGTCACATTATGAACAATGTGGGACCAGGACTAAACACTGTGGTGGTAAATG GTGAGAATGGAGTTGTTGAAAAGTTTGGCTATCTTAACATGATTAGTGGAA ACTCGACAGACATCTTGGCATACCTGAAGGAGATAAAACCAGGAATGATTGTGCTGGTGGCCTCCTTTGATGATGCAGCAACAAA GATGACAGAGGAAATAAGGCAGATGTTTGTCGAGATGGGAAGCACTTTGATCGACTCTGTTAAGCAGAGAGACAACTGGGTGTTTGCTGGAAGAACGGGGATAAAAATCAAAAGCTTCTTTGAGCAG CGAGCTGAGAatgataagaaaacaaacattttcgaTGGATGGCCAGAGATGGTGGAGGTGGGCGGCTGTTTCCCAAGAACCACAAGTGTCTAA
- the camk1a gene encoding calcium/calmodulin-dependent protein kinase type 1 → MPLGEDGNGWKKKTSDIKEHYDFKEVLGTGAFSEVVLAEEKRTQRLVAIKCIPKKALEGKENNIENEIAVLHRIKHPNIVSLEDIFESMSHLYLVMQLVSGGELFDRIVEKGFYTERDASQLIHQILDAVKYLHDMGIVHRDLKPENLLYYSMDEDSKIMISDFGLSKIEGAGSVMSTACGTPGYVAPEVLAQKPYSKAVDCWSIGVISYILLCGYPPFYDENDAKLFEQILKAEYEFDSPYWDDISDSAKDFICHMMEKDPMKRYTCEQALQHPWICGDTALDKNIHESVSAQIKKNFAKSKWKQAFNATAVVRHMRRLQLGTSLEGPSQITPTSPCHGHLLPEEEVEEEEDELGNEEEESLSHYEDGRRGSNEGSTDRDSLRSCTYCCRPTSRI, encoded by the exons GGGGGCTTTCTCCGAGGTGGTTCTCGCAGAGGAGAAGAGGACTCAGAGGCTAGTGGCCATCAAGTGCATCCCTAAGAAAGCCCTGGAAGGAAAAGAGAACAACATTGAAAACGAGATCGCTGTTCTGCACAG AATCAAGCACCCAAACATTGTTTCACTGGAGGACATCTTTGAGAGTATGTCTCATCTATATCTTGTCATGCAACT aGTTTCTGGTGGGGAACTTTTCGACCGGATTGTGGAGAAAGGGTTCTACACGGAGAGGGATGCCAGCCAGCTCATCCACCAGATCTTGGATGCTGTAAAATATCTCCATGATATGGGAATCGTCCACAGAGATTTGAAG ccaGAGAATTTACTGTACTACAGTATGGACGAGGACTCCAAGATCATGATCAGTGACTTTGGTCTGTCGAAGATCGAGGGAGCGGGCAGTGTCATGTCCACGGCGTGTGGTACTCCTGGTTATGTGG CCCCCGAAGTCCTCGCTCAGAAACCATACAGTAAAGCTGTGGATTGTTGGTCCATAGGagttatttcttacatttt ACTCTGTGGATATCCTCCGTTTTACGACGAAAATGATGCCAAGTTATTTGAGCAGATTCTGAAAGCAGAGTATGAATTCGACTCTCCATACTGGGATGACATCTCAGATTCAG CCAAAGACTTCATCTGTCATATGATGGAAAAGGACCCCATGAAGAGGTATACTTGTGAGCAGGCTCTCCAACATCCTTG gatATGTGGTGACACAGCTCTGGACAAGAATATACATGAATCTGTCAGTGCTCAAATCAAGAAGAACTTTGCCAAAAGTAAATGGAAG CAAGCATTCAATGCCACGGCGGTGGTGCGACACATGCGGAGGCTGCAGCTGGGCACCAGTCTCGAGGGACCGAGTCAGATTACTCCCACCAGTCCCTGCCATGGACATCTGCTCccagaggaggaggtggaggaagaagaggatgaaCTGGGgaacgaggaggaggagagct TGTCGCACTACGAGGATGGTCGTCGTGGAAGTAACGAGGGTAGCACAGATCGGGACAGCCTGAGAAGCTGCACCTACTGCTGCAGGCCAACCAGTCGCATCTGA